The Dyadobacter sp. 676 DNA window TACGCACGTTGGTCGCGCTGAACATGTACTCTTCTGCTGCGGCAGCCACATCGCCCTTACCAGAGATAAAGTTATAGTACGTTTCAGCAGGGATCGTTTTGCCGTTCACATTCACGCCTCCCGCGTCACGCGCGTCGCCCGATCTTTTCGACAGACCTTTGAAGTCCAGCCACTGCTCTGTCATTGAAGCAATTTTACCGCCGAAGCGGCCATCTACCAGGAAGGATAGCGTTGCATTTTTGTATTTAAACTGGTTGTTAAAGCCGAGCAAGAATTTCGGGTTTGCATTGCCAAGATACTGATCGGTGCCTGGCGAGAGGAGCGGAAGTCCTGTGGTTTCGTTGTACTTGATGTTGCCGTTTTCGTCACGCTGATAAGTTTTTCCGAAAAGATCGCCATAAGAGCCATATTCACGCCCCCCAAGGTTCGGAATGCCCGGGCGCGTCAGAAATAGTTGGAGCATCCGCGTACTGCCGCCAGCTTGCAACACAAACCAGTCGGCTTTCAGCAAGCTACTCAGCTCCCTAATCTGGTTGACGTTTCGTGAGAAGTTCAAGGCCGGCGTCCATGTCAGGCCGCCGCCAAGGTCAGCTTTGTAGCTCAGTGTAGATTCGAAACCTTTGTTCCGGATGGTACCTCCATTGATCCAGAAATTGGAAGCACCGGCCCCTGCCGGTGCCTGGATTTGGAATACCTGATCGTAGGTGGTCGCATTGTAATAAGTGAGGTTAAAGCTCAGTTTGTCCTTGAAGAACCGCAACTCGGTACCAATCTCATAAGAACGGGTGCGCTCCGGTTTCAGGCTGGTAGTGTCGCTTCCACTGAAAAACGGCAGTGTACCGCGGCCATTCACGTTTTCATCATTCGACAGAGAGTAAGGGGGCGTCCAGTTAGCCACGCCGAAGGGCAGCGCATTACCTACTTCGGCGTACGAAGCGCGGACCTTTGCGAACGAGAGAATATCACTCGGTTTTAAATGTTCGGTGAGCACATATGACAGACCTACGGACGGATAGAAGAAGGACTGGTTCACCGTTGACGACCATTCTTTGCGGGCTGTCAAGTCAACAAAGAATGTTTCTTTGTAACCTACAGTGGCAGTTCCGAATAACGCCTGGGATAGCCTTTTCTGCAAACTTTCCGTTGCGTTGAAGAAGCCTTGGCCCGTGAGGCTTTGCAATGCATACACTGAGAAATAGTTGGGATATGAAAGCGTGTTGGTTGCGCCGTTGTTGCCCACATTCATATCATAAAAGGTATTCTGCGTATTGCTGAAACCGAGAGTCGCCGAAACGAAAACGTCTTTGCTAAACGATTTGGTGCCACTAAGCAAAACGTCCGAATAGAGTTGGTCTGTGTTGGTCAGGTTCTTGCGGTAGCCACCGTTGCTACCAACCAATGTCGGGTCCGACGATGCATATTGGCGTAGCTCGTAAGTGTCCTGAACCTTGTCATACGTAGCGCGGCCTTGAAGATTTAACCAATCTGTGATCGCCCATTTGGCTGAGAAAGCATAAATCGTGCGGTTACGAAACTGGTCGGTCTGGTTGCGTTTAGACAGCCAATATGGGTTCTGGTTGGAGCTTGCTTCGTTTTTGATGTACGGCCAGTTTTGAACATTCATCAAGCGGGCGGGATCCCATTTCTCGAAGTTGCCACCGCTGTATTTGGAGAAATCATCGCCGGTCGGGAAGAGGTAAAGGCTGAAAATAGGGCTGTAATAGAAACCCGACTGCGGACGGTTGTATACTTTTTGCTCGATATAGTTGACGGATGCGTCAAGAGACAGTTTGTTGTTGAAAAGCTGTGTCGTTCCGCGGAGGTTCACGTTATGACGGTTGTAATCGTTTTCGGGAACAATGCCATTTGCCTTGGTATTAGCGTATGATACATAGAATTGCCCGATGTCGTTGCCATTCGTGATGGAAAGGCTGTTAACGAACGTCTTACCGGTGTTGAAAAAGTCTTTCAGGTGCTTGTCGCTGCCGTTGGTGATTTTTGGGCCCCAACTGTCGTTCACAGCGGTGTTGGCAACTCCACCATAGCCCTGTCCGTATGACGTTTGAACCTGCGGCAATGCGATCGGATTTTCGAAGTTAGCCGTTGAGGAAAAGTTGATGGACGCAAAACCTTTCCGGCCTCTTTTCGTTGTAACCAAAATCACCCCGTTCGCCGCCTGGCTTCCATACAACGCTGCTGCGGACGCACCTTTGAGAATCGAAATGTTCTCGATGTCTTCAGGATTAAGGTTGGAGATCGCATCGCCTGCATCACGGGTATCGAATAATGTAGTACCCTGTGCTCCGTTGGCATTGTTCATTGGAATACCGTCGATGACGTACAGGGGCTGATTGTTACCGGTAATGGATTTGTTGCCACGGAGTAGCACTTTAGAAGAAGACCCCGGGCCGCCTGTTCCTTTTGTAATAACCACACCCGCAGCCTTACCGGCCAGCGAGTTTACCATATTAGGGTCTTTCACACGCGTAAGCTCCTCTCCGCCCACATTTTGTTGCGCGTAGGTCATGCTCTTGGCATCTTTTTCGATACCCAGTGCCGTTACGACTACCTCGCCGAGTTGCTTTACGTCGTCCAACAAAACGACATCGATCACCGAGCGGCCGCCGACGGTGATCTCTTGGCTGGTATATCCGATGGAGGAAATAATCAGTACCGAATTATCGTCGGGCACATTGATTGAAAACTTACCATTGATATCGGTGGTGGTTCCGGCAGTTGTTCCTTTTAATAGAATGTTGGCCCCCGGAATACCCGAGCCTTTGGCATCCCTGACAATGCCGGTCACTTCTTTCGCAAGTGTTCGGGCGGCTGGAGTCGAAACAGGCACTTCCGCAGCGGCGCGTGAAACCGGTTTATCGTTTATGACAATATTATTGTTGATCTGGGTATAGCCAAGTCCGGTGCCTGTCAGTATGGTTTCCAGGATCTCTTTCACTGTTTTACTTTCAAGGGAGACCGAAATGCGTTTCTTTTTATCGATCCGCTCAATGCTTGTGACAAATTTGAAATCACTTTTTTTCTCAATAGCCAGAAAAGCTTTTTGAAGTGTGACGTCTTTGAGGTAAAGCGAAATCTTCACTTCCTCGATGCTTTGCACAGAGCGGGGATTCATCGCGAAGACCGATCTGCCGACCGCCAGGATAACGACCATCAGCACGAGTAGCTTCCAAGACCGGCTCGCGGCACGGCGGTGTTGTACAGGTAACAATTTGCTCATACGATTGGGTAGAAAAGGTTAAATTGAGAATTGAGGGA harbors:
- a CDS encoding SusC/RagA family TonB-linked outer membrane protein, with the translated sequence MSKLLPVQHRRAASRSWKLLVLMVVILAVGRSVFAMNPRSVQSIEEVKISLYLKDVTLQKAFLAIEKKSDFKFVTSIERIDKKKRISVSLESKTVKEILETILTGTGLGYTQINNNIVINDKPVSRAAAEVPVSTPAARTLAKEVTGIVRDAKGSGIPGANILLKGTTAGTTTDINGKFSINVPDDNSVLIISSIGYTSQEITVGGRSVIDVVLLDDVKQLGEVVVTALGIEKDAKSMTYAQQNVGGEELTRVKDPNMVNSLAGKAAGVVITKGTGGPGSSSKVLLRGNKSITGNNQPLYVIDGIPMNNANGAQGTTLFDTRDAGDAISNLNPEDIENISILKGASAAALYGSQAANGVILVTTKRGRKGFASINFSSTANFENPIALPQVQTSYGQGYGGVANTAVNDSWGPKITNGSDKHLKDFFNTGKTFVNSLSITNGNDIGQFYVSYANTKANGIVPENDYNRHNVNLRGTTQLFNNKLSLDASVNYIEQKVYNRPQSGFYYSPIFSLYLFPTGDDFSKYSGGNFEKWDPARLMNVQNWPYIKNEASSNQNPYWLSKRNQTDQFRNRTIYAFSAKWAITDWLNLQGRATYDKVQDTYELRQYASSDPTLVGSNGGYRKNLTNTDQLYSDVLLSGTKSFSKDVFVSATLGFSNTQNTFYDMNVGNNGATNTLSYPNYFSVYALQSLTGQGFFNATESLQKRLSQALFGTATVGYKETFFVDLTARKEWSSTVNQSFFYPSVGLSYVLTEHLKPSDILSFAKVRASYAEVGNALPFGVANWTPPYSLSNDENVNGRGTLPFFSGSDTTSLKPERTRSYEIGTELRFFKDKLSFNLTYYNATTYDQVFQIQAPAGAGASNFWINGGTIRNKGFESTLSYKADLGGGLTWTPALNFSRNVNQIRELSSLLKADWFVLQAGGSTRMLQLFLTRPGIPNLGGREYGSYGDLFGKTYQRDENGNIKYNETTGLPLLSPGTDQYLGNANPKFLLGFNNQFKYKNATLSFLVDGRFGGKIASMTEQWLDFKGLSKRSGDARDAGGVNVNGKTIPAETYYNFISGKGDVAAAAEEYMFSATNVRMRELALGYTFPKVSKAIKDISVSFISRNLFFFYKDAPFDPEVSITTANAMQGIEGFSIPATRSYGVTVRATF